In Setaria viridis chromosome 5, Setaria_viridis_v4.0, whole genome shotgun sequence, the genomic stretch AGTTCCAGAAATAACTAAGCTTCACCAGCAAAATAAAATTCATAGCTAAACTTAAGGTCAATTTGAAATGCACAGGGCATTATGCAACTTTTCTTCTAACAAATTGACAAGCAGAATGTCTTTAAAACTGGGTAATAGTAGAATAAATGTGAATTGGTCAGACATAAAGCGCACTAACAATATTTAATTAGCGTGTGTTGTTGATGGGCAAATTGAAGAACATGACTTGTAAATATCCCACATATTTCAAAATTGCCAAATCAGTGAAAAGAACATGGTTCCTGAAGCATGACTTATATCAGCATAGCGTGTAGCCATAATGTAGGATCTGTCAAATATCTTGTGAAGACAGAAAAGAGCAAAGGTGGGGAACAAATACAATAGATTAGCTGATAAGGTCCGGTCCATCCAGTCACTCTGAAAAAGAGCTGCCACGATTTGACGAGCCATCACATTCCACAACACGATcggggggtgtttggttccgcggactaaagtttagtccctatcacatcgaatgtttagatactaattaggagtgttaaatatagactaattacaaaaccaattgcacagatggaggctaattcacgagacaaatctattaagtctaactaattcatgattagcacatatttactgtagcatcacattgtcaaatcatggactaattaggcttaataaggcttaatagatttgtctcgcgaattaacctccatctgtgtaattgattttataattagctcatgtttagtctttctaattagtatgtaaacattcgatgcgatagggactaaactttaatccgtggaaccaaacacccagTGAGACGCTAGGGATGGCATCCACTAAAAGGCACTAAATCCCGAAACCTAAAGAAACCATTATTCCAGCTATTAACTAGCCACTATCAACAAGTAGTATCCTAGTCAGACATCCATGTGTCGTGTCCAAATGGATAAACAAAATCCCACAGGCAGAGGATAGAGATTGCTGAACACCCTAGCAGTGATCTCCAAATCAAACCAACCCcgtccctttttttttcctctctcaaACAAATCTAGTGTAGCAACTACACCACGTAATAATGATCACATCAAAATACTAGCTAGAAGTAACAGCAATTGCCACTTAACTAAGCAGGTGGGGAATTTATACATATTCCTTACTACCCCACTCTCTCAACTCTTACTCTGACCAATTTAATGAATCCCGCGGGCGACAGCAGCAGCTGAGCAGCCGCGTCAGAGGTTGCATCCGAGGCAGTCGCAGGACTTGGGCATGAAGGAGCAGTACCCGAAGGGGCGGTTGGGGATGTTGCAGTTGATGGCGTAGCAGCAGGGCGCGAGGACGCAGGTGTGCCTGTCCCCGCCGCAGCAGGTGCAGGGCGCGCAGAGCTGGAAGCTCcccccaagccgccgccgcgtgtCGTTGAGCCCGAGCGCCATCGCGCCCAGCTCCCCCTCCGCCGGGGCCACCGGCACCAGCCCCCGCCGAGAAGGCGCCGCTCCCTGTGCCTGCGCGCGGGGCAACATGACACAATGTGAGCGGAATTGCAGGAAGTCCGAGCCAGATTCGGGGGAGATTCGGCGATTGGAGAACGCTGGCGTACCTGGGAGCTGCTGGAGGCCGCGGCCGAGGAGAAGAGCAGAAACACGAAGAGCGGGAGGAGCTTGGGCATGGCTGCTCGGCTAGGGTTTTTGTCCTGGGTTGTCGCGGTGCGCTGTTGCAGCGGGGATTTGGAGTGAGCGAGGAGCGGgtgggatggatggatggaggagggagggaggttgAAGGAGGTGGCGGAGTGGGGTTGGAGGGAGGGATCGGGAGAGGGAAGCTAGCTGGAGGAGGAAGTGAAGTGAAGATGTGAAAAGGCGAGGGGCGCCTTGCCTGCCTCGGCTTCTTTTCGGAGAAAGCGAGGGCCGCCGGCTCGGGATGGGAGATTTGGATTTGGAAATGCGCCTCGTCGTCTCCCCGTGCGCACACGCACCAGCTGGCGTCATGATCTCTTGGCGTTGCGAGGGTTGATGGCATTTTGAGGAGTTACCGCAGTGCTGACCTGACCCAGCGCCAACAGCGGTGGCACGGGATGGAGAAGGGCGCTCGAGCCTCGAGGACTCGATCGACGTGCTTCAACGCTCGACGGGGGATCGAGCATAATAGGTTACAGCAACATGGTTGGGTGACATTTTACGGGGATGCAAGATTGCAATGCAATGCGGGAGATTCCTGCAGGGTTTGACGGCAAATTGCTAGTGGTAGTGCTATCAGATGTAGACGAAGAAGATGGGGTCCGACCGTCCGAGTCGCAGTGCTGGTACACACGCGTGAGCTTGATGGACGAATCTGTCGGGACCTTGGTACCGAGCAGGATCCGGTGGCCGGTCCTGACAGTCCGCTGGATTTACCAGGTTACGGGGAGGGAGATCCTCCTCTGCAATGATTCCGCAGGGTGATCTGCCTGTCCAGTCTACTGCCACGCCTAACTGTACAACCAACCCGAACGCGGGACCAAGATCACAACAGAAACATCCCTTTTATCTTGTCCGTGTGGTTTGATTTCTCGATGCTGCCATGCTGGAGATGTGGATCATCTTTTGAGTCTCagtgcttcttcttttttttttgataaagagtCTCATTGCTtctttggtttgagttgcttattataagcaacttaaagttgcttatttgaagttgcttatttttaatatagctgtttggatacccttgcttatgagcattgaatgaggtggatATTGTCATATTTGCCTCTTGTGTTGCTACCCCTCTCTGCCTCCACACGCTTCTTCTTTCCTGCACACGCTTGATCCCCGGGGTCGACGGCGGGCAGAGAGTAGCAGCAGGtgaccggtggcggcggcggggcgggagtgggagcggcgggcggaggctggcggtggcggcgacggggcaggAACGACGGGCCAGGGCGGGAGCGACGGGCCGACGCGGGAGCGGGGGATCCGGCGACGgggaaggggagagagagaggagtagagtgcattgaatgagggcagaaggtgtaaagtgcaccttttagtccccataagcaactcttgtgttgcttatttgctaaaaataagcagccccataagcaacccaataagtaagggtgattggtttcataagcaaataagttacttattttaagttgcttatgcataagcaactcaaaccaaacaggctctCGGTATTGCACTCTTGCTGTAGGCTGTAGGGATAAACTGTTCAAAGCAGCAAATCAACATTCACAGCGAAGAATGAATCCAGGTACCTGCCTAGTGTTGCCACGGCCCGCAAATGCAGGTTTCAAATAAATCCATGCGATGGTATAATTTGTAATATTGCAGAAGAATGATCACCGGCAGGCTTCGGCTCCTTTTTTTCGGAGCATTTCCTACCTCGCCAACTGTTAAATAGTGCAGCAAAGTCAAATAGTGCAGGCACACGAAAACTGGAACTCTTCCTTTATTCAGATTGCAATAGGTACTCCCAAAGATCTggattaacaaaaaaaaaagggctgTACATCTCCGGTAGCAACTCAATTTACAGAACTTGATTCCGGCGGGGAGTTAGGAGAAACATTCACAGCGCCTGAGACGACGCGGTGGATTTTATACATCACAAGGTAGGtcaacagaagaaaaaaaaggcgtCTAGGATGCGTATCCAGAACCAGATGGGGATCCCAGAAGGCGCCGAGCCATAGGTACATTAGTTGAAGCGGATGCAGGAGAAGCTGATGCTGAGAAACCATAAGCGTAGACTCCCATTGGAGCGGTCATTGGATGGTCGAACTTACAGTTGGCTCCAAACTTGCAGATGCCATAACGTGAATAGAATTTGCAGAGTTCTTCACCCTGGAAAATAAACATAGGATGGTGTATCAGCCTCTCAGGACAATCAAAGGCAGTAGACCATTCAAGGAAGTGCAGCAAAAGGTCTAGCTAAAGCCTAATCATGAGACACTATATGTAAGCAATACCCACTGTTCATTCAACAACTTGTATGTTACCAAATCAATAAACAGATATACttagagtgtgtttggttgcatgcaccacttgatgtatgcatggatgatcctagATGATGGAGTTCAATCAATTTGCtcgtaccatatggttcactcttattagtagaataatgtattaagtgagATGGCTTCATCCTGGATGGGTTGATACAATTcatccaacaaaaaaaaaaggatcattattattttgaacaaTTCCATACATGAACAAATGGTataagcaaccaaacacacccttaataCCTGCCCTAGAAAATTAATAACTTCTGACAATGCTCTATTCAGTCCAGTCATCAACAATGATGCTTGTCTACAATAGTGGGCTTAGTGGCTGAGCCCTCAAAAGTTTTTTATGATAAAACAGAGCTCAACCAACACATAACAAGAATGGTCTAATAATGGTATCTCGAATCTGCATCTTAAGCTTCTTCAGTAGTGTGCATTTTTTGCTACGAGAACAAATCAGACATCATTTGCAGAAAAATCATGCCACTGCAAATCAATCATCTAGCTGAGAAACAGCATGTACAAAACATCCTTCATTTTCTTATCTGCCACAAATCAGCTCTTTATACACACGCAATACATCTTTGATTTTAAAATTCTCGGACTGCAGAACTGCCAAGCAGTTACATAGATGAATATTCTCAACAAGGATGTGATCTGTGAGAACAGCATCCGCTGCTTCTCTCCCAAAAAGAGAGGTACAGCCATCAATGAATGCATATGCAATACAATTGACAAAACGTCTAAACGAATGATAAATATAACAGAAACAGTGAAGGGTTGTGGTTAATGACTTACTGGACGAATTGGAAGACCCATTGGACTTAAGACACAATCTGGAGGCGGCAGTGATCTCACCCTGGGATGATGGAACTTGCACACTGCACCAAATTTACAATCTCCTGTCTTCATGTAATATTGGCATTCTGGTTGATCAGGTCTCTCAGGAAATACATTCTCTCTCTGCAGCGCATATTGAGGCACAGGAAACGAACTAGATCTGTAGGGTGATAACATTCCCTGGTTTCCTGCGCTAGGTTCCCCTTGTTGAGAGGTTCCATAGGTTTGTTGAGCCCCTGGTGACTGCAGTTGACCCTGAGAAGATGATACAGATAGCATTTGGCCCTTTAGAGACAAGTAAAATCAGAAACTATCTACTACCCTAAAATTGGCTCCAATAATTTATGTAAGAACAGGTTTCAGTGTCACAAATTATGAAACAGATTAGAGAAAATCATTGCCTGATATGCAATTTGCAGAAGATCAAATAAGTGGGAGAAACAAGTTCAAATAGCTACAGACAATACTTTTGCACTCCCTATTCTTCTAGGGAATCTCTCAAGACTCCGTGTTTAACAAAGTTTTGAAGGAAATTAGTAGAACCAATTAGTGCAAATTGCAACTGCTTCATGATTTAAAATTGCACTGCATTACTAGAGCAAATGAACTTACAGGATATGAATTCCAGCTTGGCACTTGAACAAGACCCTGAGGTACAATCATTGGTGCATAATTTGAAGGACTTTGCCATCTGGGGCTTGGGATATAAGAAGCTCGTGGAAAAGCCCAACTTGCCATAGTTCCAGTATAGGATTGCGGACCAGCGCTTGCAGAGGAATGTACAGAAGGATAAATAGGAGAACCACGTGAAGAAGGCACCGCATTGAAAAGTTCCGGATGGTGGAATTTACAAGTATTTGCATATTTACACTGTCCTGTTTTTAAATAATATGCACACTCCTTTTCGTTCTACAAAAGTAAAGTGGACTTCTTTTCAGTACAGCAAGAAGAGACAAGCATAGAAAAGGAAGGATGTATAACTGCCAGCAAACGAACGAACCGGGCGGAGTGGATATCCTAATGTGTTTAGCTGCACCCTTCCTGCAATTCCAGCCTTTTCCCTGGGATGGTGAAATTTGCATGTTGGGCCAAACTTGCATGTTCCGGTCTTCAGATAATACTACATGAAAAATGTTCAGAAATTTTCAGCTTCGATCTTGCACAAAGTATAACCTAAAGATTGTACGATCAAACACAAATACCCAGGGAAATGTCAAGACTAACAGAAATACCCAAATGACTAAAGTATGAGTACAATCACAATCCAGATTATCGTTCAGAAATCTGAAGACTATGCCTCAGTTCCATTCTAGCTGCATGAATAACTAAGGGACCAGAACATTGATCTCTTCTGATCTTGTCTATAACTATATGAATCTTTTAGCTACATTGATATTCTTGTCTCTGCTTCTTTTTTAATTGAAAGTGTATGAACCAGCTAAGCAATTTCTTAAAATCATCCTACAAGAAAAACAGAACAGATTTGGTCAGTGACCACATAGGTAGTGATTGGTAGGCTGCACTAGTTGCTAGCCATGCTAACTTTAACCCAGGCCAATTTTGACCAGGCTAAATCAATGCAAAGTGCTCGTGTTTGGTTTGGTGGCTAAAGATAGCCTGGTTTGCTATGCTCATGTTTGGTTGGCTGCACAATGTGATAAGATGACCCTGTATTTCCTGGAGTTGAAGTTACCACCCATATCTCTCCCTCTTCTCTCATCTGCCCCGTCCTCGCTTCCACCTAGACGTGCCCCGCCACCGCTGACAGGCTCCTCGGTGCCCCATCCCCTACCTCCATCATCACCTCCTTCCCACTTCTCCTCCTCCAGAGCTCGCTCTCACTCATGCGGTGGTGGAGGTTGCGGCGAGGCCTTCAGGTGGAGGACTTGAGGAGCTTCGGCGAGGCTCAATCGAGTTCGAGCACGGCCCAATCGAGCTCCGGCGAGGCTCAATCGAGCTCGAGCACGGCCAATCGAGCTGGGCACAGACAAATCGAGCTCCAACAAGGCTCCTCCTTCATTAACGGGTGCTCGTCTCGCCAACCGAAGCGCTGCTCCCGCGCCGGCCGGAGCGCCGTGCTCCCACAGCTCCACTCCCGTGGCAGCTGCATCGCCGCTCCCGCGCCTGTTTTTGCTCCTGCGCCGACCCAAGCGCCGCTCGCGCGCCTGGCTGCGCTGCCGCGTCggctgcagcgccgccgccacacggggctccgctgccgcgccggcctgcTCAATGGTcggagatggaaaaaggggaggTGAGGTGAGGAGATGGGAAAGCTACGGGAGGTGATGAGAAAGCAGAGCGCCAGAGCCATAGCTAAGCCAGCCTGCATTGCTGTAAGCGGATCTCATTCTTGTTTCCAGTAAGCCTGGCTAGTACCCCTCCCCTACATTAGCTAAGCCTGGTTAAAGGTCTTGTGCATGCTACCAAACACAGTGAAGCTGCATTATGGGAGCCTGGATAGGGgctatgcaccctaccaatcaCAACCATATGGAACTGTCAACCACAAAACCATTGCCACAAGTAATACTTTCATGACTAAATCATGTTTCTGAAAACAATTACCACAAGTAACACTTTTATGACTACATCATGTTTCTGAATGATAGAAGTGTTAGTTATCAGAATTACCTGACATTCTGGCTGTCCCACTCTCTCAGGATATTCTCCCTTCATTCTGGCAGAGGCAATAGCCTAAAATTAAACAGATTCAACCTAATTTGAGAACAAAAAATGGGATATAAAGTAAAGAAACAACGATTAGTTCAATAAAGATGTAGATTTTACAAGGAATAACTAGCACCAACCAATGCAAAGCATCAGTAAAGAACACAATATCATAGCTTGCGGAGTAACTAAAAGCAAACTATAAGACAAATAGCTGCCTCTGTCCCATTAACTTTGCTAATATGGAATTGAGTTATTCTGGCAGATTGGGAGAAAACTGACAGCCACAGACAATAGATCATAAACTATGCTTCAAGATCATATCACCAtacaaatagaaaaaaaaaacgagtCACATGGGACAAATAGCACCAAGCTCACCATAACATGAACAGATAGAAAGAAGGATGGAGCACAAGGGAAAATTAATCATATTGACACCCTGCAAGCTAAAAACACATATTATTCTGCATTATATTTACAAATTGTTTTATCTGCAACACACCACAGGACTAGCAGATAAACAGAAACATCAAACAGCACATAAGACAGGTAAGCACCTCAGGCAAAACCTTATCACCAGCCTACTGAAACCTATATCTTTGTGTGTTTCCCAATGGAAAAGCTTTTAAATATCAAGACATGCCATCACAGCTTTGCTTTTCAAACATTGCTCCTTGCATTTTGTTCAGTGGTGCAACATTAAATACATCAGAGAAGGACAAAACTTATAAAGGCTTTGGTCCAAGGGCAAATTCTTCAAGACTACACATGGTTctacaaataatgctgaaaaTGTACATAATAACAGGACGCCGGATAATAGCAAAATATCTGGTGATCCAAGAAATATGGCACATAAAGAGTTTGTAAAAGAAGATACTCACCAGATTCCTATCCGGAGGGTGATTGAACCTGCAGCTCATGCCAAATCTACACAATCCAGTCCTGAGGTAGTAAGTGCAGTCCGGTTCACCCGGCCGCTCAGGATATGGCCCAGGTTGCATAGTGGCACCGCTGTTCATGGCCATCTGTTGCCACATCCCCTCTGCAATCAACATTGCACATACACTCACAACTTGACTATAAACCAGTATAGTTTGAAAAACTGAGATCAACATGTGTGTAATGTGAAATTTTCACTTTAGGTCTCTTTGAGTGATGAAGCCATCCACATTTTTTCCACCGACGCTATTCATGCAAAAATAACCTCCAGACAAGAACTAAATCATCAATACCTTATAGTTGTTCAGCAAATTTCTAAGAAAGCATCCGTTAAATCCAGATGCTAGACAAGCTATAGCAAAAGGTAGAATCCTTATAAACTAGTCACAGCATCACACGGCAAAAACCCCAATTGGCCCAATTCCACGCCGACGCGAAGATCAGGCACCATACAAAACTGCAGCTCTCGGCACCGCTAAAGTAACTGGGATTAGCAACCCATGGTTGACAACAGAGTATTCCAGGAGCAACCAATGATTCCACCGAAAAACATACGGAAAAACAGAGCACCTGAGCTTAACCTACACGGGAAATTAAGCATCGAAACCCCAATTCACCGAACCGCACCACAGTTGGAGCGCGAGTGGAGAGAGGAGATGAAGCCCTAACCTCCATAGAGCGCGGAGGGGTCGGGGGAGGacgtgtcggcggcggcggtggtggcggagggcggaggAAGCGCGGgtgcggaggtggcggagacCGTCACCGCCGCGGGAGCGGATGCCCTTCCGGCGTCGTCCATCGGCGGAGAGTGGCGGTGTCGACTGCCATCACGCGATCaaggcggcgggaggagctgCAGCTGCCATCCCTGGGCtccggcgagggaggggagCAGCGAGTGATCGgtgaagagaagagaagaacaGAGAGGAGGGCCCTGCCCCTCGTATTTATTTCTCTCTCTATTCTCTCTCCACCTTTCGGAGCCGCGGTTTGCTACGTGCACTCGCGCGTGGCGTTGTAGTGCAACACGCGCCTCCTTTCTTTTGGGTTGGCACGGGAGAGTGTTCATGGCGTGTTTGGTTTATGTCATTAGCGCGCCGAATACCACATGTTATTGCAGCAAACCGTGGGCGGGTTTGATTCATGTCATTAGCGCGTCGCATACCACACGCAATTGTAGCATAACGCAGATGGGTTTGGTTGGTGCCGTGGATTTAGCGCGTCATATTGCTAATGCAGCCACATGGCTCATTTCGAGCGTCATTCGCCGCAGCTTAGCCGCATCCGCCGCATAGTACGACGTATTAACATCAGCATCCAAAACATGCTTCTAATCTTTGTTATTTGATTTAAAAATAAGTGCGGTTGAAAATattgatgaaaaataaaattacgCAACTGTAGTGCTTGTCATTAACTTTTAAGTGTTAATTTAACCTagagaataaaaagaaagaGTGATCAATAGAGTTGGAACAGTTCCAACATATATCAATAGAGTTGGAACAGTTCCAACATATATTTCAATAGTAAATTGTAGAGTGTAAAGTGATTCCATCTCATGAAGTTTATTTATGGAATATGGAGTTTTTATACGTGCTTTTTCAAGTTAAGTGGCAATTATCACCATATTATGATGAACAAAGTGAGATAGATTAGCATTGGACCTTGATTTAGGCATCATCGCTCGATTATCTTCAAGATATACGCTTGGTAGAGGCGTCATAGGGTACAAGTGGATTGTTCTAGTTCATAGATATAATTTATTTTCATTCCATCCTTctactttaaaattttagattaatCTACTTTGATGCATTTCCGTGTTTTTCGTTCACTAATAACccaaagaaaaggaagacaTGCATCCCATGCTCAGACCATATCACCAATTACTTTCTCGTATAAAAAAGTGTCTAAACCCCTATTTACTTCATATACGCGGAAATAACTTAGGCAAGACAAAACTACAATATTAACGAACAACAAATGAAAATGGAACGGTAAAATAGGCATTTCGATCCATGAACTTTGCACCAAGGGTCAggttcgtccctcaacttttatatttgatcaatctaatccctcaacttttatttttgatcAAACTCATCCTTTTTGCTGATATGGAGCTCCATATTAGCATGACACTGATGCAAAAAGTCCTTTATACCCTTAGATCCTTATTTCCCTCTTCAATTTTCACTGAAATAAATATGAGCATATAAGTATGATCCAAATGTGGAGCATGTGTACCGTACCGTAAGTATGTGAGCACATgtcaattttaattttaaagcATGCTTACATATACTGAATTGTATATATACCAAAATAATATAAGTACATACTTGTTTGATTACATACATTTTGCATATCAAATTCTTATAATATGCAAAATGTACGTAATCAAATaagtatgtgtgtgtgtatactgCGTATATGCATGATTTAAAGAGTATGAGTAGATATTTAGAAATCATATTTTGTgttagttaaaaaaatatattattgtgTGTATGTATTAAGGGAGTATGAGCACATACATGTTTGACCTACAAGAGCCAAAGGGTAAAAGTGACTTTTTGCATTAGGCTCATGCTAATATAGAGCCCCATATAAGCATAAGGACGAGTTTGATAAAAAACAGAAGTTGATGGACTAAATTGGTCAAtctaaaagttgagggacgaattTATACCCTAGTGCAAAGTTTAAGGACCACCGTGTCTATTTTTGCCAAATGGAATGTAAGTCCATTTCCCACAAACCACGTAACGAATCCCGGTGGTGCACGAGCCGACGTGCAGCTAGCAATTTTGCAGTGCTCTTTTGTATGCATCTCGCAGTGCGGGGCTGCTGCTCATTTccgccttttcttttcttccttttccctttctccTCAAGCTCGGCCCCGGCTTTTATGCGTTCGTTTCCTGGCCATCTTTTTGTTCGGGTGTGAATTGTGAGGAGAGGAGCAAGGGCATGCGACCGGAGTGACCTCAGCCAGTCGTTCCAGCTTCCCTTCCCCTTTTCCCCCGCCGCGGCCCCTCTCCCTTCTCCCGGCTTCTggctttttcccctttttattTCCGCTCGATCGATGCCCGCGTATCTCCCCTCCGCTTTCCAATTTTCTCCCCCCTCTCCCTTTCGCTCGTGGTCACCGACCACTTGTGTCGTGTGCGATTCCGGCGGCTTTGGGCCTACGAGCCCGGTCCTCTTCCTACGGCTCGGAGTTGGAGGTGAAGTGAAGCGAAGCCGAGCTTGCATGCACGCGACGCGAGTGCCGCGCGTCGTGCTGTGCGGCGGTGGTCTCCACGGGCCTGGGTGGGAGTCGATGGATGCGCCATGTCGCCGTGCCgctcgctgcggcggcggtcaCTCGCGCCGCCCGACCGTGGTGCTGGAACGCTGGATCACACGGGAGCCGGACGCGTGCGGCACATCAGATGCGTGCGCGCGCCACTTCCGAAGGGAAAAGTGCGGCGGCACCGCGGCAGGCACGAAATCTCGCGGAGTGGATTTCGTCTTCCTGTGCCTTTCGCATCCCCTTCGTTTCCTTCACGATCACAACCGgcgaaaaaaaagagagaaagaacaATTGGGTGGGTGCTAAATGTCGCATTGGTGACTAGGTGAGGCCCATGGGCCTAACAATTCTATTGTCCGTCCACGGAACATTCTTTTGGGTGCGAATAGACCATTTTACAACCGCAAACAACTATTTGTTCTCGCTAATAAAAAATGTTCCGTACGAAAAAAATAAGTgttgaagaagaaagaaaagcttgCGATGtgtggaaaaaaaacatatgacAGTCACATATGCGACAGCTAACAAGCCCTTCTTGTGTAGCGGTTTGCGATATGCTCCACGACCAGGCATTCTAAAACAATAAGAGTGAACATGCAAATATTTTTGGAGACCCTAAAGATAAAGATGGACAGACAATTCACTCGAATTGCATTTGCAGCCTTTTCGGAGCACGTCGTCTCCTGCAAGTCCCAACTTTAGGATCGTGTTATTGGAATGTTCTCAATTAGAGTGGATCATATAGGTTAGTTACACCTCAATCTCATCGATTTTTACATGACGTCTCTCGCATTAGTTTTTCTATTTACAACACATGAAACCTCATTATATCAATATCGTGAATATATAAGGAAAGGACAACATCTATAAAAATAGGGCACATGCCCTCCTCCCACAAACCCCAAGTCCCTAACCGCCGTATATGGATCGAAATGACCTTATGGGTTTCAACCTTCGACGCCCGTATCCGAGTCTCATCATGTTCACGGCACTGTGGTGCCAAGTGCCAACCCCAACATACCCAACAAAGCTACCCTCGTGGAGTGGATTTCTTCTTCCTGTGCCTTTTACATCCCTTCAATTTCTTCTTAAACAcaattttgggaaaaaaaataattttaagtGGCTACAAGCCCTTCTTATACGGCGGCTTGCGAAATGCTCTAGAACCAGCAAGAGTGTGGACACGCAATGTTCTTTTTTGAGACTCTATTGCCAAGGTTACAATGGAGATGTCAATCTCTGGTTGAAATGGTAAAGATGAATATGTGGACCAACCCCCTATTCAGTGCACGtggtgtcagtgtttagacccggcaacctaccgatggGGCATCTGAGGTAGTGTTTAATGTGTGGGGCTTGCCgaagacctggaactcgaaagtgaactcgaacacacgatttagacaagttcgggccgcttatgtcgcgtaataccctacgtcctctgtgttggttggattgtattgattgatgatgtttgaagggggtccctgcctcgtcttatattgccgggagcagcattacaagtcggttgttttacaagagtactagtcggattcgactagagagtcctactctaattgctacgagtatttttctaatcctcgactagttcttgtccttcACGTAGATCACGCCGTCCTGCttcgtagtcttcatgtccgacaTGTCTCGGTGTGCAGCTCCGTATGCaagactgtccaagcctcccggtggACCTATAGATGTATGGCTGACATGTGGGCTCATGCAAAAGCCCAACAATTCTAACCGGGCCGAAACCGACACTATTCACCCCCGGCGTTGGGCTTCACCGCCAAGCGAATCGATGACGAAAAATGATGGGCCCCTCTCATCAATCAACTCTTCTTGTCAGGCCGCAGGCCGAGAGAGAGAAATGGagagggtaaaatggtaaaataTGTGAGAACAGCATTAGTCTACGCTTGTTATTAGGGC encodes the following:
- the LOC117857535 gene encoding uncharacterized protein isoform X2, with amino-acid sequence MPKLLPLFVFLLFSSAAASSSSQAQGAAPSRRGLVPVAPAEGELGAMALGLNDTRRRLGGSFQLCAPCTCCGGDRHTCVLAPCCYAINCNIPNRPFGYCSFMPKSCDCLGCNL
- the LOC117857535 gene encoding uncharacterized protein isoform X1, producing MPKLLPLFVFLLFSSAAASSSSQAQGAAPSRRGLVPVAPAEGELGAMALGLNDTRRRLGGSFQLCAPCTCCGGDRHTCVLAPCCYAINCNIPNRPFGMTPVLQWQCTSIPAQRMYNCLPK
- the LOC117857873 gene encoding zinc finger CCCH domain-containing protein 12, whose amino-acid sequence is MDDAGRASAPAAVTVSATSAPALPPPSATTAAADTSSPDPSALYGEGMWQQMAMNSGATMQPGPYPERPGEPDCTYYLRTGLCRFGMSCRFNHPPDRNLAIASARMKGEYPERVGQPECQYYLKTGTCKFGPTCKFHHPREKAGIAGRVQLNTLGYPLRPNEKECAYYLKTGQCKYANTCKFHHPELFNAVPSSRGSPIYPSVHSSASAGPQSYTGTMASWAFPRASYIPSPRWQSPSNYAPMIVPQGLVQVPSWNSYPGQLQSPGAQQTYGTSQQGEPSAGNQGMLSPYRSSSFPVPQYALQRENVFPERPDQPECQYYMKTGDCKFGAVCKFHHPRVRSLPPPDCVLSPMGLPIRPGEELCKFYSRYGICKFGANCKFDHPMTAPMGVYAYGFSASASPASASTNVPMARRLLGSPSGSGYAS